In Bacteroides coprosuis DSM 18011, the following are encoded in one genomic region:
- a CDS encoding hypothetical protein (KEGG: cno:NT01CX_2291 chemotaxis sensory transducer protein~SPTR: Putative integral membrane protein;~IMG reference gene:2504107077), translated as MNSQNVCKIGGAIILSTTLICGFFTNLLFPTSQIFIGIGLIVSIYLLLFKKEKLLYKCNDLKIGIVIFGLSSLFTFFVAPRIMSNVSDIEIVAISSADIFMANILVLLVLFNQEHKEFSNKSWKELFNS; from the coding sequence ATGAATTCACAAAATGTATGCAAGATTGGGGGAGCAATCATATTGAGCACAACTCTCATTTGTGGCTTTTTTACAAACCTATTATTTCCTACCTCTCAAATATTTATAGGAATAGGTCTTATCGTTTCAATTTATCTCTTACTATTCAAGAAAGAGAAATTATTGTATAAATGCAATGATTTAAAAATAGGGATAGTTATATTCGGTCTTTCGTCTCTATTTACATTCTTTGTAGCACCTCGTATTATGAGCAACGTGTCAGACATAGAAATAGTAGCTATCAGTAGTGCAGATATATTTATGGCTAATATTCTAGTATTACTCGTTCTTTTCAATCAAGAACATAAAGAATTTTCTAATAAAAGCTGGAAAGAGTTATTCAACTCTTGA
- a CDS encoding Lysine exporter protein (LYSE/YGGA) (COGs: COG1280 Putative threonine efflux protein~InterPro IPR001123~KEGG: msu:MS1681 RhtB protein~PFAM: Lysine exporter protein (LYSE/YGGA)~SPTR: RhtB protein;~IMG reference gene:2504107078~PFAM: LysE type translocator), whose amino-acid sequence MNLVFNIPWESFLSLTIVHFFAVVSPGPALIVLMNISMNKGRRIGNYCALGVGVGIGLHLLYTFLGLAQLIGSTAWLSRSVILVALAYFSYICWGLLNSKKEQEQVQLQMQATTNKDAWSAFTQGFIACAINPNAIVFSITMFAPIIDPSWSFFSCFVMLIWLIFNCFLVYVGFNLVFSSPKISASYFKYRHIIDRLIALFFLYLIVCFAAKLFPPEWTESFSGLLYF is encoded by the coding sequence ATGAATCTAGTCTTTAATATTCCGTGGGAAAGCTTTCTAAGCTTAACAATTGTCCACTTTTTTGCAGTAGTGTCTCCTGGACCTGCACTAATAGTCTTAATGAATATTAGTATGAATAAGGGGAGGCGTATTGGAAATTATTGTGCTTTGGGAGTTGGAGTTGGCATTGGCCTGCATCTACTCTATACATTTCTAGGCTTGGCACAGCTTATTGGGTCTACTGCATGGTTGAGTCGATCTGTTATATTAGTAGCTTTAGCCTATTTTTCTTATATATGCTGGGGATTGCTGAATTCAAAAAAGGAGCAAGAACAAGTTCAGCTACAGATGCAAGCAACAACGAATAAGGATGCGTGGTCTGCTTTTACCCAAGGCTTTATTGCTTGTGCTATAAATCCCAATGCTATTGTTTTTTCAATAACTATGTTTGCACCAATAATAGATCCTAGTTGGTCTTTTTTCTCTTGTTTTGTGATGCTTATATGGTTAATATTTAATTGCTTCCTTGTATATGTAGGTTTTAACTTGGTATTTAGCAGTCCTAAGATATCTGCTTCTTATTTTAAGTATCGACATATTATAGATAGGCTTATTGCATTATTCTTCTTGTATCTTATTGTCTGCTTTGCAGCAAAATTATTTCCTCCTGAATGGACGGAATCATTCTCTGGATTATTATATTTCTAA
- a CDS encoding Glucokinase (COGs: COG1940 Transcriptional regulator/sugar kinase~InterPro IPR000600~KEGG: bth:BT_4654 ROK family transcriptional repressor~PFAM: ROK~PRIAM: Glucokinase~SPTR: Glucokinase;~IMG reference gene:2504107079~PFAM: ROK family~TIGRFAM: ROK family protein (putative glucokinase)), with protein sequence MRNVIGIDLGGTSIKYALVTELGKVLYGSEVPSKANESADKIIEQIKLAIQDVLHFSEQKDIKVYGIGIGSPGIIDTVTGTVIDKAENLKGWENIPLSQILKKEFNCPIYMDNDANVMGLAEAEYGAAKNCTDVVFLTIGTGIGGALIINGSLYGGYRNRGGELGHFPLIANGEACNCGSVGCFEQYASTTALIRRYKRRLTKANKPIPEHVDGKMIVEKFKENESEAVESLTEHCDFIGHAIAGFISIFSPQKVIIGGGIIDSGEFYIEMINAAARKYSMSGSSFGTKIEKATLGNQAGCLGAASLVFTA encoded by the coding sequence ATGAGAAACGTTATAGGAATAGATCTTGGTGGAACTTCAATCAAGTATGCCCTAGTTACCGAATTGGGTAAAGTATTGTATGGCTCTGAAGTTCCCAGTAAAGCAAACGAATCTGCAGATAAAATTATAGAACAAATAAAACTTGCAATTCAAGATGTGCTCCACTTTTCTGAGCAGAAAGATATTAAAGTTTATGGTATAGGTATTGGCTCTCCAGGCATTATTGATACAGTTACAGGAACAGTCATTGATAAAGCTGAAAACTTAAAAGGTTGGGAGAATATTCCTTTATCTCAGATATTAAAAAAAGAGTTTAATTGTCCTATTTATATGGATAATGACGCCAATGTGATGGGGCTTGCTGAGGCTGAATATGGTGCTGCTAAAAACTGTACTGATGTAGTTTTCTTAACTATAGGCACGGGTATTGGTGGTGCGTTGATCATAAATGGTAGTTTATATGGTGGTTATCGCAACCGAGGAGGGGAATTAGGTCATTTCCCTTTAATTGCTAATGGCGAGGCTTGTAACTGTGGTTCTGTAGGATGTTTTGAACAATATGCCTCTACTACGGCTCTTATCAGAAGATATAAGAGAAGATTAACAAAAGCAAATAAGCCCATTCCTGAGCATGTTGATGGCAAGATGATTGTTGAGAAGTTTAAGGAAAATGAGTCAGAAGCTGTAGAATCACTAACTGAGCATTGTGATTTTATTGGTCATGCGATTGCTGGATTCATCAGTATTTTCAGTCCTCAAAAAGTAATTATAGGAGGTGGAATAATCGATTCGGGTGAGTTTTATATTGAAATGATCAATGCCGCTGCACGAAAATACAGTATGAGTGGCAGCAGTTTTGGTACAAAAATAGAGAAAGCAACATTAGGTAATCAAGCAGGGTGTTTAGGTGCTGCTAGCTTAGTATTTACTGCCTAG
- a CDS encoding Beta-N-acetylhexosaminidase (COGs: COG3525 N-acetyl-beta-hexosaminidase~InterPro IPR015882:IPR015883~KEGG: dfe:Dfer_4327 beta-N-acetylhexosaminidase~PFAM: Glycoside hydrolase, family 20, catalytic core; Acetylhexosaminidase, subunit a/b~PRIAM: Beta-N-acetylhexosaminidase~SPTR: N-acetyl-beta-hexosaminidase;~IMG reference gene:2504107080~PFAM: Putative carbohydrate binding domain; Glycosyl hydrolase family 20, catalytic domain; Glycosyl hydrolase family 20, domain 2; Chitobiase/beta-hexosaminidase C-terminal domain) yields MKVKFTNLLFFLIMLSSCSTKDTSCPVSLTWQFNNTTKEKFYENSITVKNESSHSLDRNWAIYFTQFPRRMNQDKGAQLRVEEINANFFKIVPTEDYTALAPGDSIQITYYTSSGVPNVSHQPEGFYWTKNKEDQSPLHVPYKIECTQHSTNYEHIDYNRIYTHNERIDKKSKLNNYDILPSVKKAIKQEGQVNITHEIALVYEDTFKNEAKLLQEKLSTIYGIQVVDSSSTTIKLTHLNAPIHKNREQYKLEVSSEGIEISGINAHGVFNGCQTLLALFKGQTAPYRLECVSIEDYPDLVYRGQMLDVARNFTTIDNVKKLIDILASYKINVLHLHLTDDEGWRIEIPGLEELTSVSARRGHTLDESNNLYPSYDGAFDANGATTGNGYYTKAEFIDLLQYATARHIRVIPEVDCPGHSRAAIVAMNARYNKYIDTDPAKAKEYLLCDFEDKSEYRSAQAYTDNVMNVALPSTYTFIDKVFSEIAIMYQEAGLTLPSIHIGGDEVPKGAWLGSPLAQTLMQKENLKDTKQLSEYFFQKAITLLAQKGLKFDGWQEVALHNPKEIDKELTQVVDAVYCWNTVPEYHSDIIPYSIANNGYKVVLCNVNNFYLDLAYSPHPEERGLSWAGYVDETKAFSMLPFSIYKSARTKLNGDSVQVDFADEGKVKLQKEAQENILGIQAQLFSETIRSQEWVEYYVFPKILGLVERGWNAHPQWEYLKGEAERAAYYEDLSSFYKRISTKEFPYLNSIKANYRIPHAGILLKDNMLYLNSPLTGAIIRYTTDGTEPNAKSEQWTEPIKCLAQTVKAKVFFLNKESVTSTLHAFSSKK; encoded by the coding sequence ATGAAAGTAAAATTTACGAACTTATTATTTTTCTTAATTATGCTTAGTTCTTGCTCCACCAAAGATACGAGTTGCCCCGTTTCACTCACTTGGCAATTTAATAATACAACCAAAGAGAAATTCTATGAGAATAGTATCACTGTCAAAAATGAATCTAGCCACTCTCTGGATAGAAATTGGGCGATCTACTTTACCCAGTTCCCACGAAGAATGAATCAAGATAAGGGAGCACAACTCCGAGTGGAAGAAATTAATGCAAACTTTTTTAAGATTGTCCCCACAGAAGATTACACAGCTCTTGCCCCAGGAGATTCAATTCAGATAACCTACTATACTTCATCTGGCGTACCCAACGTATCCCATCAGCCAGAGGGATTCTATTGGACAAAAAACAAAGAGGACCAATCTCCCTTACATGTTCCTTATAAAATAGAATGCACACAACACAGCACCAACTACGAGCATATAGACTACAATAGAATTTATACCCACAACGAACGCATTGACAAAAAGAGTAAACTCAATAATTATGATATCCTTCCGTCTGTAAAAAAGGCAATAAAGCAAGAGGGACAAGTAAACATAACCCATGAAATAGCTCTTGTTTACGAAGATACTTTTAAGAACGAAGCAAAACTTCTTCAAGAAAAACTAAGTACGATATATGGTATTCAAGTCGTTGATTCTTCATCAACTACCATCAAGCTAACTCATCTCAATGCTCCTATTCATAAAAATAGAGAACAGTACAAACTTGAAGTGAGCTCAGAGGGTATCGAAATATCAGGAATCAATGCTCATGGTGTGTTTAACGGTTGCCAAACATTATTGGCTCTCTTCAAAGGGCAAACAGCTCCTTATAGATTAGAATGTGTTAGTATCGAAGACTATCCCGACTTAGTATATAGAGGACAAATGCTAGATGTAGCTAGAAACTTTACCACTATCGACAATGTCAAAAAACTAATTGATATTTTAGCTTCATACAAGATAAATGTTCTTCATCTACACCTTACAGATGATGAGGGTTGGAGAATAGAAATACCTGGGTTAGAAGAGTTGACGAGTGTCAGTGCACGTAGAGGTCATACCCTAGATGAAAGTAATAACTTATATCCTAGTTACGACGGTGCATTTGATGCCAATGGTGCAACTACGGGCAACGGATATTACACCAAAGCAGAATTCATTGATTTACTTCAATATGCCACTGCTAGACACATCCGTGTTATTCCCGAAGTAGATTGTCCTGGGCACTCTAGAGCAGCTATTGTTGCCATGAATGCAAGATATAACAAGTATATAGATACCGACCCAGCCAAAGCTAAAGAATATCTACTTTGCGACTTTGAAGATAAGTCGGAATACAGATCGGCACAAGCTTATACAGATAATGTAATGAATGTAGCCTTACCTTCTACCTATACATTTATAGATAAGGTGTTTTCTGAGATCGCAATAATGTATCAAGAAGCAGGACTAACACTTCCTTCCATTCACATTGGAGGAGATGAAGTACCTAAAGGTGCTTGGCTAGGTTCGCCCTTGGCACAAACACTAATGCAAAAAGAGAATTTAAAAGATACAAAACAGTTATCAGAGTATTTCTTCCAAAAAGCGATTACTCTTTTAGCTCAAAAAGGACTAAAATTTGATGGTTGGCAAGAGGTAGCACTTCACAACCCGAAAGAAATAGATAAAGAGTTAACTCAAGTAGTTGATGCTGTTTATTGTTGGAATACCGTTCCTGAATATCATAGCGACATCATCCCCTATTCTATTGCCAACAACGGATACAAAGTGGTGCTTTGTAATGTAAACAACTTCTACTTAGACTTAGCCTATTCTCCACATCCAGAAGAAAGAGGGTTATCCTGGGCGGGATATGTAGATGAAACAAAAGCATTTTCTATGCTCCCTTTCTCCATCTATAAATCTGCCAGAACAAAACTAAATGGAGATAGTGTACAAGTAGATTTCGCTGATGAAGGAAAAGTAAAATTACAGAAAGAAGCTCAAGAGAATATTTTAGGTATTCAAGCTCAACTCTTTTCTGAAACCATCCGCAGCCAAGAATGGGTAGAGTATTATGTGTTCCCTAAAATTTTGGGATTGGTAGAAAGAGGTTGGAATGCACATCCTCAATGGGAATATTTAAAAGGAGAAGCAGAAAGAGCAGCATATTATGAGGATTTATCATCTTTCTACAAAAGAATAAGTACCAAAGAGTTTCCTTATCTCAATAGTATAAAAGCAAATTACAGAATACCACATGCAGGAATTCTACTGAAAGACAATATGCTATATCTAAACTCTCCACTAACAGGAGCTATCATAAGATATACCACAGACGGAACAGAACCCAATGCCAAGTCTGAACAATGGACAGAGCCCATCAAGTGCTTAGCCCAAACAGTAAAAGCAAAAGTGTTCTTCCTCAATAAAGAAAGTGTTACTTCGACACTTCATGCATTCAGCAGCAAAAAATAA
- a CDS encoding thioesterase superfamily protein (COGs: COG5496 thioesterase~InterPro IPR006683~KEGG: pru:PRU_1498 thioesterase family protein~PFAM: Thioesterase superfamily~SPTR: Thioesterase family protein;~IMG reference gene:2504107081~PFAM: Thioesterase superfamily), which yields MLKEGLDYSTERIVEKSNLAVTMGSGDLQVLATPALVAAMENAAMLAVADALDPTDTTVGGHIDMKHLRPTPLGEKFTAYAKVVRVEGKKIEYSLIAEDGKGVIGEGTHTRFVVNREKFMSRL from the coding sequence ATGCTTAAAGAAGGATTAGATTACTCAACCGAAAGAATTGTAGAAAAAAGTAACTTAGCTGTAACTATGGGAAGTGGTGACTTACAAGTATTGGCAACACCTGCTCTAGTTGCAGCGATGGAAAATGCAGCAATGTTGGCTGTGGCAGATGCCTTGGATCCAACCGATACAACAGTTGGTGGACATATTGATATGAAACATTTACGCCCTACACCCCTAGGTGAAAAATTCACAGCTTATGCAAAAGTGGTACGTGTGGAGGGCAAGAAAATAGAATATTCTCTTATTGCCGAAGATGGCAAAGGCGTGATAGGTGAAGGAACTCACACTCGCTTTGTTGTGAATAGAGAGAAGTTTATGAGTAGATTATAA
- a CDS encoding hypothetical protein (KEGG: lpa:lpa_00285 hypothetical protein~SPTR: SecA-related protein;~IMG reference gene:2504107083) — translation MRKTESILDDLNNLVRSKGYIYALCMLILEEFHYDIEHLHDVNYKDHLGIQEVSLLVGFLLHKPIDFSYPTHPSYLLRLKKASIELMKELEQSLIRDNQETIKQSLQKGSASREAEVKQLNFFVKEGSIVEPIIYSGNGTRLYPYDTLLKAKYENDEDWLAHNCGFTITQAIKIINRIQDKLHKNFKHFYSFMMKGKRNRTEDFNVGPDAWQYDFYPYLDLFNEIDSETKQTDISQMSEKNWEAFYKNILNLFVLHRDDFGQEDFVEAFLQKFTTDQVAEYNTQFNSVGDFNYFRTRPILLLEPNGKRYFIPLSFMLYAILYEAPTEWMVEDKAYRSTIMDHTAEFGNNLTCHLLSNIYYPEQMLRNVTVKCEDGNTQKIDILCVINNKALCVQVRSDRITEISRYDNNREVLLEFKRAIQEIYNTGLNHRKSLLNCNSELFDQEGNPIILSQPIDEVFLMGVTTKNYPTITHQAHLFLRKKEDDPFPVFTTIFELEILLHYMKNPFLLLYYLRQRSKLTNYFIATEEMAYLGYHLCHKLQTIPDTNEVFIDNIYAQYIDQNYYPFKFGVDKWIDESKDPIKNRWHNPWFERICKQIKRSQDPDKIDILFHLFDIRPMSVDRIVSRMRDLKEEVKKDKEISYTSAYISTEKLGLSYFVAPSESIVELSTKLNDYCNLHKYMHQAQYWIGLGNFAFSNRPYDLLIYRKDPWVQDKKMSKEVKKRRFSLDRDQNK, via the coding sequence ATGAGAAAAACTGAATCTATCTTAGACGATTTGAATAACCTTGTCCGATCTAAAGGTTATATCTATGCCCTTTGCATGCTTATCTTAGAGGAGTTTCATTATGACATAGAACATCTACACGATGTGAATTATAAAGACCATTTAGGGATTCAAGAAGTATCACTTCTCGTTGGTTTTTTACTACACAAACCGATTGACTTTTCATATCCTACTCACCCTTCCTACTTGCTACGTCTCAAAAAAGCGAGTATTGAACTCATGAAGGAGTTGGAGCAATCTCTTATCCGTGACAATCAAGAAACCATCAAACAATCTCTTCAAAAGGGTTCTGCAAGTAGAGAGGCCGAAGTAAAGCAACTGAACTTCTTTGTAAAAGAAGGTTCCATTGTTGAGCCTATTATTTATTCGGGTAATGGCACTAGGTTATATCCTTATGATACTCTACTAAAAGCAAAGTATGAAAATGACGAGGATTGGCTAGCACATAACTGTGGATTTACCATTACTCAAGCCATAAAAATCATTAACCGTATTCAGGATAAACTGCACAAGAATTTCAAGCATTTCTATTCATTTATGATGAAAGGGAAACGCAATAGAACGGAAGACTTCAACGTGGGACCTGATGCTTGGCAATATGACTTTTACCCTTATCTAGATCTATTTAATGAAATAGACTCTGAAACCAAACAAACTGACATCTCTCAAATGAGTGAAAAGAATTGGGAAGCTTTTTATAAAAATATCCTCAATCTATTCGTTCTCCATAGAGATGACTTTGGACAAGAAGATTTTGTGGAAGCCTTCTTGCAGAAATTCACTACCGACCAAGTGGCTGAGTACAACACTCAATTTAATAGTGTAGGAGATTTTAATTATTTCAGGACACGACCTATCCTACTTCTGGAACCCAATGGAAAGCGGTATTTTATTCCTTTGAGCTTTATGCTCTATGCTATTTTATACGAAGCTCCTACCGAATGGATGGTTGAAGATAAGGCCTATCGTAGCACAATAATGGATCATACTGCTGAATTTGGGAACAATCTCACTTGTCACCTCTTAAGTAATATCTATTATCCCGAACAGATGCTAAGAAATGTAACGGTAAAATGTGAAGATGGGAATACCCAAAAGATAGATATTCTATGCGTCATTAATAATAAAGCACTATGTGTGCAGGTACGTTCAGATAGGATAACTGAGATTTCGAGGTACGATAATAACCGTGAGGTTTTATTGGAATTCAAAAGAGCTATACAAGAAATTTATAATACGGGGTTGAATCATAGAAAATCTTTACTCAATTGTAATTCCGAATTATTCGATCAAGAAGGTAACCCTATCATATTATCGCAACCCATAGATGAGGTGTTTTTAATGGGGGTAACAACCAAAAACTACCCTACCATCACTCACCAAGCTCATCTGTTTTTAAGAAAGAAGGAGGATGATCCTTTCCCTGTATTTACCACTATATTTGAGTTGGAAATCTTACTTCATTATATGAAGAATCCTTTCTTGCTGCTGTACTACTTACGACAAAGAAGTAAGCTCACCAATTATTTTATAGCTACAGAAGAGATGGCTTACTTGGGTTATCACCTCTGCCATAAGCTACAAACGATACCCGATACCAATGAGGTGTTTATTGATAATATCTATGCTCAGTACATTGATCAAAACTACTACCCTTTTAAATTTGGAGTAGATAAATGGATTGATGAAAGCAAAGACCCTATCAAAAATCGCTGGCATAACCCTTGGTTTGAAAGAATATGTAAGCAAATTAAACGGAGTCAAGATCCCGATAAAATAGATATCCTATTTCATCTATTTGATATTCGCCCGATGTCAGTTGATAGGATAGTGAGTAGAATGCGTGATTTAAAAGAAGAAGTCAAAAAAGACAAGGAAATATCTTATACTTCTGCTTACATCAGTACTGAAAAGTTAGGACTAAGCTATTTTGTAGCACCATCAGAAAGTATTGTGGAGCTATCTACCAAACTGAATGATTATTGCAACCTACATAAGTATATGCACCAAGCCCAATATTGGATAGGCTTAGGTAACTTTGCATTTAGCAACAGACCCTATGACTTGCTTATCTATCGCAAAGACCCTTGGGTTCAAGATAAAAAGATGAGTAAAGAAGTCAAAAAAAGAAGATTCTCTCTTGACAGAGATCAAAACAAATAA
- a CDS encoding transposase (KEGG: dfe:Dfer_4025 hypothetical protein~SPTR: Putative uncharacterized protein;~manually curated~IMG reference gene:2504107085~PFAM: Transposase) — MLLEVVRLILPEEFLTYFKITKVTKVKDVITIFMDEFDSLPADRKGHKVESKGFLDPITIQDFPVRFKKVTLKVRRRKWYDSTTKEYLTNKYDLLAKGTHYSKEFAAFLKKNYLETYPVSARSLEPICHINGDSLERHYKEHLSSYKNWQMKDHAIEWLLFPENISPRLCIDETSMTNGDLYTILSNPNNKGKQGTIVAIIAGVQSEKIIQVLMKMPESLREQVKEITLDMANSMNKIARVCFPKACRVIDRFHLQKLANEAVQEVRVKHRWEAIEEENQAIKQAKWEGKTYKPLTFSNGDTKKQLLARGRYLLFKSADKWSDKQKERAKILFAQYPSLKEAYSLSQGLRSIFNRKTIKDAARLSLAKWYNRVEQTAFQSFKSIAGTIYSHYDEILNFFNNRSTNAFAESFNAKLKAFRTQLRGVTDISFFLFRVTKLFA, encoded by the exons ATGTTACTCGAAGTAGTTCGCTTAATTTTACCAGAAGAGTTCCTTACTTATTTCAAGATTACCAAAGTGACTAAAGTAAAAGATGTTATTACCATTTTTATGGATGAGTTTGACTCTTTACCAGCTGATCGTAAAGGTCATAAAGTAGAATCTAAAGGCTTTCTAGACCCCATAACTATCCAAGACTTTCCCGTTCGTTTTAAGAAGGTTACTCTCAAAGTACGTCGTCGTAAGTGGTATGATTCTACAACGAAAGAATACTTGACTAACAAATATGACTTACTAGCAAAAGGAACGCATTACTCGAAGGAGTTTGCGGCTTTTTTAAAA AAGAATTACCTAGAGACATACCCCGTATCGGCCCGCTCTCTTGAGCCTATTTGCCATATTAATGGAGATTCTTTAGAGCGACATTATAAAGAGCACTTGAGTTCATATAAGAATTGGCAAATGAAAGATCATGCTATAGAGTGGCTTTTGTTTCCAGAGAACATTTCTCCACGACTCTGTATCGATGAAACCTCTATGACCAATGGAGACTTATATACCATATTAAGTAATCCCAATAATAAAGGGAAACAGGGCACCATAGTCGCTATTATTGCTGGTGTTCAATCAGAAAAGATTATCCAGGTATTAATGAAGATGCCTGAGAGTTTAAGAGAGCAAGTCAAGGAGATCACATTAGATATGGCTAATAGTATGAATAAAATAGCTCGAGTGTGTTTTCCTAAAGCCTGTCGAGTAATTGACCGATTCCATCTGCAAAAACTAGCCAATGAAGCAGTGCAAGAGGTACGAGTAAAACACAGATGGGAAGCCATAGAAGAAGAAAATCAAGCGATTAAACAAGCTAAATGGGAAGGTAAGACCTATAAACCTCTAACTTTTAGTAATGGAGACACAAAGAAACAATTACTAGCAAGAGGACGATATCTTCTTTTTAAATCTGCAGACAAATGGTCTGATAAGCAAAAAGAAAGAGCTAAGATTCTTTTTGCACAATACCCTTCATTAAAAGAAGCCTATAGCCTATCACAAGGGCTTCGCTCTATTTTTAATCGTAAAACAATTAAAGATGCAGCAAGACTTTCTCTTGCCAAATGGTATAATAGAGTAGAGCAAACTGCTTTTCAATCCTTTAAGAGTATTGCAGGAACCATCTATTCACATTATGATGAAATATTAAACTTCTTCAACAATCGATCAACAAATGCTTTTGCAGAGAGTTTTAACGCCAAACTAAAAGCCTTTAGAACTCAACTAAGAGGGGTTACAGATATTAGTTTCTTCCTATTTAGAGTGACTAAATTATTTGCTTAA
- a CDS encoding hypothetical protein (KEGG: bpb:bpr_I1000 hypothetical protein~SPTR: Putative uncharacterized protein;~IMG reference gene:2504107086~PFAM: Acetyltransferase (GNAT) family), with protein MKFIQLTADNIEQEHICCALASKNSNIGVSAKKEWLSNQFKEGLKFIKLDVHGKVFIEYLPAEQAWNPIEAPNYLFIDCLWVAGSHKGMGYAKELLQLCEKEAIASNKAGIIVMAGTKKTTYLSDKNFFISQGFHTVDRTEYGIELLAKDLKEPAPTQPQFKACCKEPIPNAKGIDIYFTAQCPFTSTYIQQIIPIIKEESTPIKIHQLKTKEEAQNHYAATTTYSVFMDGKFVTNDILTVPKLLKWIDYYKHNC; from the coding sequence GAGCAAGAACACATCTGTTGTGCTCTGGCTTCTAAAAATTCAAATATAGGAGTCTCTGCAAAGAAAGAGTGGTTATCCAATCAGTTTAAAGAAGGATTAAAGTTTATAAAATTGGATGTCCATGGGAAAGTTTTTATCGAGTATCTACCTGCCGAACAAGCATGGAATCCCATCGAAGCACCCAACTATCTATTTATTGACTGCCTCTGGGTAGCAGGTAGCCATAAAGGGATGGGATATGCCAAAGAATTACTCCAGTTATGCGAAAAAGAGGCGATTGCTTCTAATAAGGCAGGCATCATTGTGATGGCTGGGACTAAAAAAACAACGTACTTAAGTGATAAGAATTTTTTTATCAGCCAAGGGTTTCATACAGTAGATCGTACCGAATATGGTATTGAGCTATTGGCGAAAGACTTAAAAGAGCCTGCACCTACTCAGCCACAGTTCAAAGCATGTTGTAAAGAACCTATACCAAATGCAAAAGGAATTGACATTTATTTTACTGCACAATGCCCATTTACAAGCACCTATATTCAGCAGATTATTCCGATTATTAAAGAGGAATCAACTCCCATTAAGATACATCAACTAAAAACAAAAGAAGAAGCACAAAATCACTATGCAGCCACTACCACCTATAGTGTTTTTATGGATGGAAAATTTGTGACAAATGATATTTTGACAGTGCCTAAACTCTTGAAATGGATAGACTATTACAAACACAACTGTTAG